In Acomys russatus chromosome 16, mAcoRus1.1, whole genome shotgun sequence, the DNA window AATTTGGCTCTGGTCATGTTGAACTGGAGGGGTGAGGCAGGGTGGGTGAGGTAGGTGATTGCCCTTGTGTGTCTAAGGTGAACTGGTACCCCCGGGGGTGATGAGGGCACCATTGATCATCTCACTGATAAAGGGCTGGGCTTCGGAGATGTCCTAGGCATCTTCCTTTTGAAGGTCTCAGCCAGCATCCAAGCAACCCTACATCTCACCCACACCCCTAATTCAGTACCTATTTCATAACCAGAGAAGAACTTGGGGAAATGTTGataattttgcttttgaaattctTGGGCTGACAGCTGTGATTGCTCAGCAGTCATCATGGCCTCCTGGAGGATCCCTGCAAAGTGCCAGAGCCTAACCCACAAACAAACTGCTCTCAGATGCAAGAAGGTTCCAGAATGCTGGCTTTAACTCTTAGAAGAGTCAGTGTAATACTTCACTTGGcagacaaagggagagaaaagggtgtgtctttttgagacagggctcatgcgtagcccaggctggctttgaaccagTGACTTACTGCCTCGGCCTCTTGAGCGCTGATAGTATAGgaatgtgccactatgcctggatgaaaatgttattaatttCAGGCTTCTcgttttatttccttattttgaagagagagacagagacagcgacagagactTGGGGAGCACATGCTCTATGGAGCCAGCTCTCTTTTCCATCTTCGcatgtgtcgggggtggggggggggggttgtcagaCTTAATCAGGTTTGCATTATGAGGCAGTGAGCACCTTTGCTAATGGAGACATCTTGCTTGCCCCACTTAGGTGCTTTCTAAGGGTTCCTATGCTGCCTCACCCCAAGATCCGTGCTCAGTGGCCTGAGTTTGTAGCAAGTgtatggcacacacctgtaactcctaGCCCTTGGGGGACAGGCAGGAAGACTAGGATTTCAAAGCCGTCCTTGTCTGCATagtgagctggaagccagcctggactaagtGAGACCCTGTTATCAACCAGGCTCCCCCAAGAAATCACCCCAGAATTTAGGTGACCTACCACAGTAGGAAGCCCCAAGTCTGGCTGATCACTAAGGATCATTTGGGGGCTCCATTACCAAAATCCTCCCTTCTCCCTAGGGGGTGGGTGTTGGGGGGGAGTGGCTGGGCTGGCACTCCATCCCCTCTGAGGAGTTGGGATACCGTCTGTCCCTTGGAATCTGTCCAGATTCCCTCACATCTAAGAGCCCTGGATGTTGGAGTCTGAGCCAAGGTGTTAAGGGTCTTGGTGAAAGTCCATGGTGGGCCAGGCAGGGACAGGAGCAAGGGCTGGTGGGCTGACTGTTCGTGTGGCTTCTCAAGGCAGCAGCATGGTGATGAATCCCACTCATTAAGCACAAACCTAATTGATTGATTTGCAACCTGGGGCTCTGTCTGACACCTCTACCCATCCACTCCCCCTCTGCCCCCTATCATCCCACATGGATCGTGGCTGGCAAGACAGAGAACCAGAGTGCTGCgagataaataaaattacagaagAGGCAGGCTCCAGGGTCTACTAGCTCTGCCTGGGCCTACCTCCTCCCCtgcacagcccacagcccacaggccTGTACCTTCCTGTACCTTCTTGGGCAGTGTACTTGAACTCAGTTTGGCCTGTGTGGGCTCTCTTGATCCTTGAGGAACCAAACTGGTGTCTGGGGTCTTGGCTGCTGGCTCAGTTCCCTTGTTGCTTCAGGGGCCCTCTTGGGTGGTGGTGGAGTATCATTCCTCCTCGGGGTGCCCTGGGCATGGGCTCCTCGCCGTCGCTGGAGGAGGGGCAGCCTTCGGGTCGCTTCCGCCCTCAGagcccctcctgccttcctctgcagACCAACACTGGCATCCGAAAGAACCTGGAGCAGGAGATCATCCACTACAGCTTCCAGAGCTCATTCTTCGACATCTTTGTGAGTGACCCCAGGCTCTAAGAGGAAGCCCCTTTGCCTGGACTCTTCCTCCATCCCACACCCGGCCCAGTAAGGGAGGATCAGCTCATCTGCTGGCAGCCCCCCTGTCCCACCCCCCGGGTCTTCACGAAGCTGCTACCTGGGGGCCCCACCTTCAGAGAGCCCACGGTAGGGGCAGGGAGATAGGACTTGTGAGCAGACGTGTACACGCAGTTTGTGCCAAGGAAACACTGAGCCACTGTTGTCACCTGAGGCAAGGGTACCCTGCAGCAGCGCTGAAGAAGCCCTCCAGCCTCTGACGCTTCGGTGTCTCCCCTCTCCGCACCAGGTTCTGGCTTTCTTCCGCTTCTCTGGGCTGCTTCTGGGCTACGCTGTGCTGCGGCTCCGGCACTGGTGGGTGATTGCGGTAAGGTTCTACCTGTGGCAATTCTGAGGCCTTCCCTGGTCAGGGCTGGTGTGACGGCTGCGTGGAGAGGACTCACACCCCAGCCCCTACCTCCCCTCTTGCCCCACTTTTGGCCCAGCAGGTCACCACACTGGTGTCCAGTGCATTCCTCATCGTCAAGGTCATCCTCTCTGAGGTCAGTGGCTCAGGGCCCAGCTGGCCTGATCTAGCCTGAGGGTGGGCTTTTCTTCTGGAAGGTTTGGGGtatctgctctcctctctctgtctctctgtctctgtgcctgtctgtctgtctgtctgtctctctctctctctgtctccctctctctgtgtttcctctctctctctctctctacttggAGACAGGGACTCATGGTATagtcccttggctgtcctggaacttgctatgtagaccaggctggtcttcaattcatagaactctttctgcctctaccgCCCCAGtttggggttacaagcatgtgccactttGCTGGTTTATaaagtgctgggatggaacccagccAGAGTTTCAgtgtcaggcaagcactctgctaccTGGGACACACCCTCTAGCCAGAGCCTTTTTTTACCACCCCTACCACACACATAATTCGTCTTAGAGGGGTGTACCGTAACTGGTCCCTAAACAGCTGGTCCCAGAAATAGGGTATATATAGTCTGGCTAGCCAGAGCTGGTAGGTAGCTTCAGTAGAGGGGGGGCTTCTAGGTTTGGGGTAACCTCCTGCCATGGAATTCAGTgttcttctcctgcctcagctgctcagCAAAGGGGCTTTCGGTTACCTGCTCCCCATTGTCTCTTTTGTCCTGGCCTGGCTGGAAACCTGGTTCCTCGATTTCAAAGTCCTaccccaggaggctgaagaggagAGATGTGAGTGCTAGGGGTCAGGGCTGGTGTAAGGGCCGTGAGGAGAGGCCGCACTCCTCAGCCTCGGCCTTCCCTCttgtcccactctctctctcctggcatAGGGGCTAGGGCCAGGTGGCCTGGGTTCTGAGAAGGTCCTCTTAGCATGCCTTAGTCTGAGCCATTTGCTGCTTTAGCTGCCTCCCTGAGCCCGAGATGAGGCTAAGTTGGGGACCTTTGATCTGGGATAATGGGACAATGGCCGTCCACATCTCCTTCTGCAGGGTATCTTGCTGCCCAGGCTGCTGTTGCCCGTGGACCCCTGCTGTTCTCTGGTGCTTTGTCGGAGGGCCAGTTTTACTCTCCCCCAGAATCCTTTGCAGGTGAGAGCTGCTGGGTAGGGAGCTGTCTTCAGGGAGGAGCTGTGTGGGGAACCAGGTAGGCTGGGtctgttctttctgttccttctctcagGCTCCCTGGGGAAAGCCAGCAACCCTCTCCCACACACTTTGAGCCCCCACGTTCTTGCACTCACTCATCTGTGAACCCCACCACCTCCTACTCTTGCTCCCCACCCTTTGCCATTGTCATCCGCTCTTGTTTTCCACAGGGTCTGACAATGAATCAGATGAGGAAGTCACTGGGAAGAAAAGTCTCTCTGCGCAGGTATTTCACTGCCCACCTCTACCCCAGCCTTGGAATGGGTTAGTGCTGGGCTATGCCGGGCTGGACAGGTTCCCCTGCAGAGAGAAGGCCGTGGCCTTGAGTGCCAGCTATTGCCTGTCTGTTGGAGTACCTGCCCCACCACTGGCTGGTCAGGTCTACTGACATGCCCCCATGCCTGAGGCCACAGGGCCAGGGCCAGCAGCCTGGACCCCACATGCAGCCGGGCTGGTCTCTGGAAGGGTTGTGCACTGTGTGAAGAAAGAGCAGGCTTGGAGCAAAGAGGACACAGGCCGCGGGCTGATCCCTTTCTGTTCTCCTGGCCAGGAGCGGGAGTACATCCAGCAGGGACGGGAAGCCACCTCAGTGGTGGACCAGATCTTGGCTCAGGAGGAGATCTGGAAGTTTGAGAGGAGCAATGTAAGGAGCCTCTTCCCCACCTGGCTTACCTGCACGTTGTAGGAGTCTTCACCCCtttttttcctgagctctgagaagTGACCCCCAAGGGCTGAGTAAACTGGAACCACATCCCTGTCCCAGGGAGGTGGTGGGATACGGAACTGGAGCTAGCCATATAACCTAGGATCTGCCACCCAGCAGGAGGCCAAGCTGGCCTGGGCTCCGGCTCCCTCTGTCCCCCCCTCGCCCCGCGCGCAcgcccccccccatcttccccaGCCCAGGCCTCACCTGACGTGTGGCTCCCCGGGATCCACGTTCTGAGGGGAAGCCAACCTCTGTCCCGTGCGTAGGCAGAGAGCTGGGGAAGCGGGGCGCCGTGCCCAGGTCCTTGCTGGCCAGTTCCTCTGGCCAGCCCTTGGCAGTTGGAGCTGTGGTTCTGGTTTGTCGTGGTAGCTCCTGCCTTTCAACGTGAGTGCAGAGCTGATCTCTGCACGTGGTCCTGCTTGCCAGAACCACCTTGTTTTAAAGGCTGCTCAGCTCTCCTGGACTCTGGCATTTTCACCCTCGGCTGCTGGAAACCTATCTTGCCTGTCACCCTTTCCTGTGCCaaaagttccccccccccccgtcagtaccccccagcctcctcccttaCACTGTCTGTCCTTGCCACAGGAGTACGGGGACACCGTGTACACCATTGAGGTGCCCTTCCATGGCAAGACCTTCATCTTGAAGGTGAGTAGGGAAGGGGGGTCCCAGAGACACCTGCTCTGTCTACCAAGTCCCCCCGACCAGAGAAGGTGGCTTTTCTCTTATCACCCAAGCCCTGACCCCCCCCCTCAGACCTTCCTGCCCTGTCCTGCTGAGCTGGTGTACCAGGAGGTGATCCTGCAGCCTGAGAGGATGGTGCTGTGGAACAAGACGGTGACTGCCTGCCAGGTGAGCCACCCGGCTTCTGCTCGCCACCCCTCGCCACACAGCTCAGGGCACAGTCATACTTCCTCATAACCATTTTCCTCCAGGGGACCTAAGCTTCTCTCTATACAGTGGGAGCCGCTATGGTTCCTTCCGAGAAGGGCAAGAGGCAAAAAGACTCGGTGTGCTTACCTTGTACCCGGCCCGGGGCCTGCAGGCGGCAGCGACTCTTACTTAGTACAGTATCCCTGGCAGAGAGCAGGGTAGTCTGGAGTTCCTGGGGTGCTGGGGCAATGTAGGGGTCCCCCCTGTACCTCAGCTTCCCCGCATTGACTTTTAGATCCTTCAGCGGGTTGAAGACAACACCCTCATCTCCTACGATGTGTCATCCGGGGCTGCAGGTGGCGTTGTGTCCCCCAGGTAAGCACTCAGACCCTTTTCTCTCAGGTAACCCTCTCACACTTGGGACGTCTGTTCTGACCTGCCCTTCCCTCCgcgccccaccccccagggaCTTTGTGAATGTCCGGCGCATTGAGCGACGCAGAGACCGATACCTGTCATCTGGCATTGCCACCACACACTGCGCCAAGCCCCCCACGCACAAATACGTCAGGTGAGCCCGGCCTCCCGCAATCTGTAAACAAACAACACAGGGTACAGCGTGTGCAGCTGGAACAATGCCCCTCTGACCCTGCGGCTGAGGCTCTGTTCTAGTCCCTGCCTCCCAGGCCCTGTCCATCCCAGCCCTAATCCTGCTAATCTTGCTGCCTGCAATCATGCCGCCACCACGGAGGCTGGagggcgcgcgcgcacgcgtgtgtgcatgtgtgtggtgggcaGCTGGCTGGGTGGGCTGAGGAGCTAGGGGTCGTGCTGGGTTCTGAGGTTTGGGTTTTACCTTCCTGCCTGGAGAGACTTAAGTCCCCTCTTGTTTCTTGGCCCCGCTGCCCCATCTGTGTGGATGGAGAGACAGTGgagttgagggtttttttgtttttgtttttgtttttgctggtagAGGGTGGAAGGGCTGGGGCGCTAGGTAGCTCTGTCCTCAGGGGGTGGTTCCAGTGGAACATTTTTCAAGAACTTGAGATTAGGGCTCTGCCTTGGCTGCAGTGGCCTTGCTAGGGGATGGGCAGGCCTGTGTCCTCTGTGTCACATCTTTATCTGCAGCTTAAGCGTGCTCAGCACAAAGGCCATGGGAGGTGAACAGCAGCCTGTGGGCCAGCTGCCTCCGAGGaggcgccctcttctggaggcCACGATGTTGATTGGGGGTGGCGAAAGGTGCCACCCTAGGCTGCCATCCCACAGTTGCAGCCTACTTTACATGTCTGTACAGAGTGGATAAGGGCTGGGACCGTGGTGAGCTCCCTGCCACTGTGGGCTGCATGTAAGCACCAGCAAGGTGAGGTGGTCAGACTTGTGTGTCACAGGGTGAGTCGGGGTAGAAGGCAGGTCCTGCTGCCCCGGCGCTGGCTCTGAGCCGTACTGAGGCAGGGACAGTTCTTAGACTGTCATCTGTGCCCCTTTTCTACCACAGTCCAGCTGGGCCAAGAATGGGGTGGGGACAGCCGGGGGTCTTGCTTTGCTCAGCAACCCCCTCTCCCCTGTGGTCCTTCTCTCCTTAGGGGAGAGAATGGTCCGGGAGGCTTCGTTGTGCTCAAGTCAGCCAGCAACCCCCGAGTCTGCACCTTCGTCTGGATTCTTAACACAGATCTCAAGGTGAGGTTGTGGCAGGGAGCAGCAAGGTGGGCCCCTGCGGAGTGAAGTCTTGGTTGCTCTGCGACCTTGGCTCCTCTCTACCATCGGCAgggaaccccctcccccaagtctccTTCACTGATGGCCTTCTAGCCTTGAATTGTGGGAGACACGTGGCCCCTTTTCTTAACTCCTGATTCCTAAGGCCCCAGGAGGGATGGCTGGCTGCCAGtctgcacccctccatggcccccCACCTGTTTATATGGCTACTGCCAAGACCTGGTTACATCGTGTTCCTCCCTGTAGAGACAAAGGGGGGGCCTAAGGCAGATTCCAGAGCTGCATCTGTCCCCAGCCCAGGGTACCCCTCCTAGCGCAGGCTGCTGATGGGAGACCCTGACGCACAGTGGAGTGA includes these proteins:
- the Stard3 gene encoding stAR-related lipid transfer protein 3 isoform X2 → MSKQPGELACDLERSLPALASLGTSLSHSQSFVSPPLEKRRAISDVRRTFCLFVTFDLLFISLLWIIELNTNTGIRKNLEQEIIHYSFQSSFFDIFVLAFFRFSGLLLGYAVLRLRHWSPHWCPVHSSSSRSSSLSCSAKGLSVTCSPLSLLSWPGWKPGSSISKSYPRRLKRRDVSARGYLAAQAAVARGPLLFSGALSEGQFYSPPESFAGSDNESDEEVTGKKSLSAQEREYIQQGREATSVVDQILAQEEIWKFERSNEYGDTVYTIEVPFHGKTFILKTFLPCPAELVYQEVILQPERMVLWNKTVTACQILQRVEDNTLISYDVSSGAAGGVVSPRDFVNVRRIERRRDRYLSSGIATTHCAKPPTHKYVRGENGPGGFVVLKSASNPRVCTFVWILNTDLKGRLPKYLIHQSLAATMFEFAFHLRQRVGELGARA
- the Stard3 gene encoding stAR-related lipid transfer protein 3 isoform X1, with amino-acid sequence MSKQPGELACDLERSLPALASLGTSLSHSQSFVSPPLEKRRAISDVRRTFCLFVTFDLLFISLLWIIELNTNTGIRKNLEQEIIHYSFQSSFFDIFVLAFFRFSGLLLGYAVLRLRHWWVIAVTTLVSSAFLIVKVILSELLSKGAFGYLLPIVSFVLAWLETWFLDFKVLPQEAEEERWYLAAQAAVARGPLLFSGALSEGQFYSPPESFAGSDNESDEEVTGKKSLSAQEREYIQQGREATSVVDQILAQEEIWKFERSNEYGDTVYTIEVPFHGKTFILKTFLPCPAELVYQEVILQPERMVLWNKTVTACQILQRVEDNTLISYDVSSGAAGGVVSPRDFVNVRRIERRRDRYLSSGIATTHCAKPPTHKYVRGENGPGGFVVLKSASNPRVCTFVWILNTDLKGRLPKYLIHQSLAATMFEFAFHLRQRVGELGARA